The Solanum dulcamara chromosome 2, daSolDulc1.2, whole genome shotgun sequence region GAACTTGAACAAATTTTCCATTTCGGTCAGAAAAGGAAAAAGGGAACTTGTCTATCTCCTGGCCTCCAATTGCATTATGCaacatgatcatgaatttcGTCATGGCGTCTGGGCCCTTGAGCCGACAGAAATTGCCAAAAATCTCACCAACCAACATTTTCCCAATGATTTCTTCTCTGTTCCAACCACTAAGTTTTTCCATAGCAGTGTTCCACTCAAAGCAACACGTGTTCTCATCTGATACAAAAATGGGCGGGATCAGAGGATTAGGGCTGTGCATTATGGCCTTGTAATCACCTTGTATACGAACAAATTTGTCTAGTACAACTTTTTGGGCGGTAATATCCTGGCCAATGAAGCAGACTCCAACAATGTTATTTGTGTAGTCTTTGCTAGAGCAAGCATTAACCACCACAAAGACAGTCTTCTTCAGTTGCTCAGCTCCAAATGTCCTTAACTTTATTTCTATGTTCTTATCTTCTTCACCTGTGATTGGTTTAGCAACAATATTAGGTTTCTCTCCTCTTTCATTTTCTGTAGGTGGCTGGGACACGAAGAGGGTGGATACCAATCAGTTTCAATTACAATGTGCAATAAACTCAAGCTACATACACGCTAAAGAGAGAATGTTGCCCCCCCGCTGTCGGGATTAGCCGGAATCTGATATTAAATGCAATTTTTTACGCCCATGTGCTCTGAAATCACCTAGAGTTCATCAATATTGAAACTGACCTCCCAAAAAACACAAATTATTTCATGATTAAATCAGAAAGCTTTGACACAAGTTGGTACATGCTAAATGATCAATAAAAGATCTTGATTACTTCTCATGTTTCCATTTTAGGTGGTTTATGACATGGTATGGTTTCTGGGCTAGCTTATCACAATCTAATCAACACTTCATAAGTGCTAACTTCTAAGTGCATAGTGACAATccaaaattactaaaataataGCACTAATTAGTGAAAATTCTTACAAAGATTATGGGAGGCAATGTATAGGATTATTTTGAaacagaaaaaaagaaaagaaaaggagaggAACGAACAGTTggtaaaatattgaaaatttcTGCCAGACCAGGGTAAACACATGTTTATGAATATTATAAATTAGTCAATTCTTATCAGAAGCAGTATATAAATCTTTATGAACCTACAACCTCTAGTTTACACAGGGATATGGACAATAGACATTTAATGTATTAAAAGTGCCAATGTCTAAATATGAACGTAAAAAGAACACATCTTGCCAAGAGCTTCTTATATGTAAAAATATCTATCCAATACAAAGCAAATAGCAATATAAACCAAACATGCAACCGCACCCATAGGCGCATCCTCTTTCCTATAAATGAAAGACTAAACCTCATGATTTCATTTACTTTTAATGGATAAAAACATATCGGCAACGGGCAACCATCATTTGTAACATGATTCCAGGAGGAATAAGTAGAGATCACTAGAACCCGTGATGTCTTTGCcactaaaatttaaaaaacaaagaagagcAGACAAGAGAATAATCACTCAATACAGCCTAAGGAAACTCCATAGGTAATGAAATGCACTTATTGGAATGAAAGAAATGTACAGCAGATTGGTATAACCTCTTAAAGCATTGCAGAGAAGGTTCTCAGCAGTTCTCTGTGATTCTACATGGACAAGATCATGAACCAACAACTTCCCCATTGCTTCTTCAACTGACAACTCTGTCAACTCGGCAACTTTAGCATTCCATCCATTTATGCGACCTTCAACATCAACGGCAAATATGGGTGCTGTAGCAGTCTCTACCAATCTTACCATTTCTCTGGCAACAGATCTCAGTTCATCCATCCCTTGCAACCCCTCTTCCTGGAGCTGAACATGAACAGTAGCCTTAGAACTACTTGCCTCAGCATCCTTGAATGAATCACGTAGAATTAGCTGCAAAGAGTGAATTGCATCCATTTCTGCATTCTCCCATGGCAAACTGCGGCTCTTAACAACTTCCAAAAATGCCTTGAAGGAAGAACGTGGATGCATTTTCTGCCAATCATCTTTGTCTTCTGGATGATGCTTTGCACCACCCCACTTTATCTCGCTCGCAGTGTGCGAACGGAACCAAAACAGGAAATAGTTTGAAGTTACATAAGCAACAGCCATCCCACAAACAGCAGCACCAAGAGAATCTGCCTCAGGATACCCTGCATCAGCCAAACTATCAGTACTTAGGCCTGTTGAGTCCACATGACAAGTTAATAGCCACTCCACAATGCCCTTTATCTGGGCTTCAGTAGGTGTAACACCCAAAGGATAGTATCTCCCCTGGTAGTACAAAGCGGTCCCATCACATTTCACAAGGTCGGCAATACTGGGGTTCTGAGTAACAATCCCCGTAGGTGAGTCTCGGAGAAGCATGTCACATAACAGTGTCTGTGTCCTCAAAACACGCTTTTCAGCCAACTGCGATGCCAATTGTAATTCCATGTTTAGTTGGAGCCCGAAGGCCTGCATGAGGAATTCACAGGCATAACGAAGGGGGAAAGGAATGAACCGAGCAGAAGTATGGTGTCCCACAACCAAGCCCCATAATCTCATTGCATTCCGGCCTCCAGCAACTTCATCATCATTTCCATTTATAATAACAGCCAGTGTTAACGACGCAACATTGCCCATATTGACCATATACTGGGGGTGACAACCATGAGGAGCCCTAAGTGTTGAACCAACTAAACATAAAGGCTGCTTGAGTGATTCATCCTGAATAACCCTCACAGGAGTGGCAGTACAATCCACAATCATTCTAACCCTGTTCTGCTTAAACAAGAATCTTGATGCTTGTGGAATGTCAGTAGCTGGATAATGCAAACCAATATAAGGCTCCAAATCCGACCTTCTACTCTCTGCCGCGACCTCCCCATGCTCATCATCATGAAACTTATACACCATAACCCGATCATACCCCGTAAGCTCCCTCACACTCTTAACAACAGTATCACACAAAAGATCAACGTCCCCACCAGGTAACGATTGCAAAGACGAAATAGCCCTCACAGCAAGTTTCTGCGATTGCACTGCTCCAGCAATAGACAACGCAGGATCCTCTGTTCTAGCAGGCTCTAAATCAATCACAATACCCACATCAATCCTATGCAAAATCGCGTAAAAGGGTTTCCCAGAATTCCTCGAATGAACCCAAATCGGATTCAACAACGTAATCTCACGTGCCCCAAAAGCAACTTCAAGCAAACCAGAACTCGAAGGGCTGAAAAGGGTCCTCACATCAGTTCCAATCTTGAGAATTTCAGTCTTGTCAAGACTTGGAACTGATTGCGGCATAATATCAAGCATCTCACATGCATTTTCACTGTAAGCAATAACACAAAAAGTCGACTCATCAACAGCTACCGTACAACCAAAAGGTTGAATATGACCCCCTCTTTGAAGTTTAGTCAAATAAGCAGTAATTTGATGCTCTGGTACAGATTCTGTAGTATTTCTAACAGATTGTGAATAATCAAATGACTTTCCAGATTCTCCAGATTGTTCAAATGCAGCATGTAGCCTAGCATCAGTAGTATATTGTGCTACTGCTTTGCTTATTgatgcattattattattgctcgTACCTGAAAATTGAGATTGATTTTTTGGCCGATGATTACGAGCCTGCTTTCCTCTACTTCCATCCCCAGAAGCCATCACTCATCAAGAACAAGATTACTGCATCATAGTAGGTACAATTTGCTTGCTTACTGAGTCGACAAGTTTTTTCCGAATACTAAAAGGAAAAACAGAGAGAGAAgcaagacaaataaaaattgaataagtacAAATAGTATACTAAATTGTTGAATAAGTACTAATAATATACTTTAAATGGTAAAATGGTGCATACATATCCTAGAAGGGCAGCGTTTGAGTAATTGATAGGGCTGCATAAAATAAATTCTTATGATCAgactttt contains the following coding sequences:
- the LOC129880941 gene encoding phytochrome B-like isoform X4, encoding MASGDGSRGKQARNHRPKNQSQFSGTSNNNNASISKAVAQYTTDARLHAAFEQSGESGKSFDYSQSVRNTTESVPEHQITAYLTKLQRGGHIQPFGCTVAVDESTFCVIAYSENACEMLDIMPQSVPSLDKTEILKIGTDVRTLFSPSSSGLLEVAFGAREITLLNPIWVHSRNSGKPFYAILHRIDVGIVIDLEPARTEDPALSIAGAVQSQKLAVRAISSLQSLPGGDVDLLCDTVVKSVRELTGYDRVMVYKFHDDEHGEVAAESRRSDLEPYIGLHYPATDIPQASRFLFKQNRVRMIVDCTATPVRVIQDESLKQPLCLVGSTLRAPHGCHPQYMVNMGNVASLTLAVIINGNDDEVAGGRNAMRLWGLVVGHHTSARFIPFPLRYACEFLMQAFGLQLNMELQLASQLAEKRVLRTQTLLCDMLLRDSPTGIVTQNPSIADLVKCDGTALYYQGRYYPLGVTPTEAQIKGIVEWLLTCHVDSTGLSTDSLADAGYPEADSLGAAVCGMAVAYVTSNYFLFWFRSHTASEIKWGGAKHHPEDKDDWQKMHPRSSFKAFLEVVKSRSLPWENAEMDAIHSLQLILRDSFKDAEASSSKATVHVQLQEEGLQGMDELRSVAREMVRLVETATAPIFAVDVEGRINGWNAKVAELTELSVEEAMGKLLVHDLVHVESQRTAENLLCNALRENERGEKPNIVAKPITGEEDKNIEIKLRTFGAEQLKKTVFVVVNACSSKDYTNNIVGVCFIGQDITAQKVVLDKFVRIQGDYKAIMHSPNPLIPPIFVSDENTCCFEWNTAMEKLSGWNREEIIGKMLVGEIFGNFCRLKGPDAMTKFMIMLHNAIGGQEIDKFPFSFSDRNGKFVQVLLTANKRVNVDGQIIGTFCFLQIASPELQKTLMKRQQEKTSNFWMKDLAYIFREIKNPLNGIRFTNSLLEATDLTENQKQFLETSAACERQLSKIIRGVDLDNIEDGYKDFTF
- the LOC129880941 gene encoding phytochrome B-like isoform X3; its protein translation is MASGDGSRGKQARNHRPKNQSQFSGTSNNNNASISKAVAQYTTDARLHAAFEQSGESGKSFDYSQSVRNTTESVPEHQITAYLTKLQRGGHIQPFGCTVAVDESTFCVIAYSENACEMLDIMPQSVPSLDKTEILKIGTDVRTLFSPSSSGLLEVAFGAREITLLNPIWVHSRNSGKPFYAILHRIDVGIVIDLEPARTEDPALSIAGAVQSQKLAVRAISSLQSLPGGDVDLLCDTVVKSVRELTGYDRVMVYKFHDDEHGEVAAESRRSDLEPYIGLHYPATDIPQASRFLFKQNRVRMIVDCTATPVRVIQDESLKQPLCLVGSTLRAPHGCHPQYMVNMGNVASLTLAVIINGNDDEVAGGRNAMRLWGLVVGHHTSARFIPFPLRYACEFLMQAFGLQLNMELQLASQLAEKRVLRTQTLLCDMLLRDSPTGIVTQNPSIADLVKCDGTALYYQGRYYPLGVTPTEAQIKGIVEWLLTCHVDSTGLSTDSLADAGYPEADSLGAAVCGMAVAYVTSNYFLFWFRSHTASEIKWGGAKHHPEDKDDWQKMHPRSSFKAFLEVVKSRSLPWENAEMDAIHSLQLILRDSFKDAEASSSKATVHVQLQEEGLQGMDELRSVAREMVRLVETATAPIFAVDVEGRINGWNAKVAELTELSVEEAMGKLLVHDLVHVESQRTAENLLCNALRENERGEKPNIVAKPITGEEDKNIEIKLRTFGAEQLKKTVFVVVNACSSKDYTNNIVGVCFIGQDITAQKVVLDKFVRIQGDYKAIMHSPNPLIPPIFVSDENTCCFEWNTAMEKLSGWNREEIIGKMLVGEIFGNFCRLKGPDAMTKFMIMLHNAIGGQEIDKFPFSFSDRNGKFVQVLLTANKRVNVDGQIIGTFCFLQIASPELQKTLMKRQQEKTSNFWMKDLAYIFREIKNPLNGIRFTNSLLEATDLTENQKQFLETSAACERQLSKIIRGVDLDNIEDGLWQAMHHPKKGGLKSIFDQV
- the LOC129880941 gene encoding phytochrome B-like isoform X1, with protein sequence MASGDGSRGKQARNHRPKNQSQFSGTSNNNNASISKAVAQYTTDARLHAAFEQSGESGKSFDYSQSVRNTTESVPEHQITAYLTKLQRGGHIQPFGCTVAVDESTFCVIAYSENACEMLDIMPQSVPSLDKTEILKIGTDVRTLFSPSSSGLLEVAFGAREITLLNPIWVHSRNSGKPFYAILHRIDVGIVIDLEPARTEDPALSIAGAVQSQKLAVRAISSLQSLPGGDVDLLCDTVVKSVRELTGYDRVMVYKFHDDEHGEVAAESRRSDLEPYIGLHYPATDIPQASRFLFKQNRVRMIVDCTATPVRVIQDESLKQPLCLVGSTLRAPHGCHPQYMVNMGNVASLTLAVIINGNDDEVAGGRNAMRLWGLVVGHHTSARFIPFPLRYACEFLMQAFGLQLNMELQLASQLAEKRVLRTQTLLCDMLLRDSPTGIVTQNPSIADLVKCDGTALYYQGRYYPLGVTPTEAQIKGIVEWLLTCHVDSTGLSTDSLADAGYPEADSLGAAVCGMAVAYVTSNYFLFWFRSHTASEIKWGGAKHHPEDKDDWQKMHPRSSFKAFLEVVKSRSLPWENAEMDAIHSLQLILRDSFKDAEASSSKATVHVQLQEEGLQGMDELRSVAREMVRLVETATAPIFAVDVEGRINGWNAKVAELTELSVEEAMGKLLVHDLVHVESQRTAENLLCNALRENERGEKPNIVAKPITGEEDKNIEIKLRTFGAEQLKKTVFVVVNACSSKDYTNNIVGVCFIGQDITAQKVVLDKFVRIQGDYKAIMHSPNPLIPPIFVSDENTCCFEWNTAMEKLSGWNREEIIGKMLVGEIFGNFCRLKGPDAMTKFMIMLHNAIGGQEIDKFPFSFSDRNGKFVQVLLTANKRVNVDGQIIGTFCFLQIASPELQKTLMKRQQEKTSNFWMKDLAYIFREIKNPLNGIRFTNSLLEATDLTENQKQFLETSAACERQLSKIIRGVDLDNIEDGSLELEKREFFLASVIDAVVSQVMLLLRERGVQLIRDIPDEIKTLSVYGDQVRIQQVFADFLQIMASYAPSQEGWVEVHLRPSMKQISDGVTIVHIEFRIVCPGEGLPPDLIQDMFHSSRWVSQEGLGLSMCRRILQLMDGEVQYIRQSESCLFLIILELPMPQSSSISVR
- the LOC129880941 gene encoding phytochrome B-like isoform X2, producing the protein MASGDGSRGKQARNHRPKNQSQFSGTSNNNNASISKAVAQYTTDARLHAAFEQSGESGKSFDYSQSVRNTTESVPEHQITAYLTKLQRGGHIQPFGCTVAVDESTFCVIAYSENACEMLDIMPQSVPSLDKTEILKIGTDVRTLFSPSSSGLLEVAFGAREITLLNPIWVHSRNSGKPFYAILHRIDVGIVIDLEPARTEDPALSIAGAVQSQKLAVRAISSLQSLPGGDVDLLCDTVVKSVRELTGYDRVMVYKFHDDEHGEVAAESRRSDLEPYIGLHYPATDIPQASRFLFKQNRVRMIVDCTATPVRVIQDESLKQPLCLVGSTLRAPHGCHPQYMVNMGNVASLTLAVIINGNDDEVAGGRNAMRLWGLVVGHHTSARFIPFPLRYACEFLMQAFGLQLNMELQLASQLAEKRVLRTQTLLCDMLLRDSPTGIVTQNPSIADLVKCDGTALYYQGRYYPLGVTPTEAQIKGIVEWLLTCHVDSTGLSTDSLADAGYPEADSLGAAVCGMAVAYVTSNYFLFWFRSHTASEIKWGGAKHHPEDKDDWQKMHPRSSFKAFLEVVKSRSLPWENAEMDAIHSLQLILRDSFKDAEASSSKATVHVQLQEEGLQGMDELRSVAREMVRLVETATAPIFAVDVEGRINGWNAKVAELTELSVEEAMGKLLVHDLVHVESQRTAENLLCNALRGEEDKNIEIKLRTFGAEQLKKTVFVVVNACSSKDYTNNIVGVCFIGQDITAQKVVLDKFVRIQGDYKAIMHSPNPLIPPIFVSDENTCCFEWNTAMEKLSGWNREEIIGKMLVGEIFGNFCRLKGPDAMTKFMIMLHNAIGGQEIDKFPFSFSDRNGKFVQVLLTANKRVNVDGQIIGTFCFLQIASPELQKTLMKRQQEKTSNFWMKDLAYIFREIKNPLNGIRFTNSLLEATDLTENQKQFLETSAACERQLSKIIRGVDLDNIEDGSLELEKREFFLASVIDAVVSQVMLLLRERGVQLIRDIPDEIKTLSVYGDQVRIQQVFADFLQIMASYAPSQEGWVEVHLRPSMKQISDGVTIVHIEFRIVCPGEGLPPDLIQDMFHSSRWVSQEGLGLSMCRRILQLMDGEVQYIRQSESCLFLIILELPMPQSSSISVR